A stretch of the Conexibacter woesei Iso977N genome encodes the following:
- a CDS encoding FG-GAP-like repeat-containing protein, whose product MQPSRRRPLLAAALTAAAFTLPASAAHAAGGGAVPAFDGHRTLALGAGITDPRALVTGDLDGDGRPDLVAGSANGGTGAVSVLRGTGAGAFAAPLSSPYALGTTGGVGALALGDVNGDGRPDVVATIGSGTVDDDQLVALAGDGTGVLTAGTPTAVSGTELAGIALADLDGDGDLDALTASTTATTADQLGIVENGGAAGLVPSSSTGATGTQLATGVATGDLDGDGTPDALVISRNAGTGSAWVATGHALALAATGTPVTVGADPVAVTLADVDGDGDLDGLVLDGSAPQLTLLRNDGNGGLTATTIPVTGLLGGTGIATGDLNGDGALDVVVTDGANGTAGVLDGDGTGAFADPSWSATAAGTRAPVVADLDGDGLLDVATADSAADRLSLLENVGTAAPSGALSGAFGTETVGRTGAARTVTITDPGASAALRVTNVTTTGDAADDFLITGDACTGTTVASGGADACAVRVRFAPSATGDRNASLRIRYATAGGGTATATVALSGTGAGETSTTVDQGSTSTTATTATTVTTTTTATPPAAPAQVTKTPTLQPSRRTAPATLILTLSHRVLTSKSGRPVTVGFALGRAASLVLRVKQHARTLEIVRARGREGRGSLKWDGMLGSRAARRGTYRLDLYAVAADGRRARASIALTVK is encoded by the coding sequence ATGCAACCGTCCCGCCGTCGCCCCCTGCTCGCCGCCGCGCTCACCGCGGCTGCCTTCACGCTCCCCGCCTCCGCCGCCCACGCGGCCGGCGGTGGTGCCGTGCCCGCCTTCGACGGACACCGCACGCTGGCGCTCGGCGCCGGGATCACCGATCCGCGCGCGCTCGTCACCGGCGACCTCGACGGCGACGGCCGGCCGGACCTCGTCGCGGGCTCGGCCAACGGCGGGACCGGCGCGGTCTCGGTCCTGCGCGGGACCGGCGCCGGCGCGTTCGCCGCGCCGCTGAGCAGCCCGTACGCCCTCGGCACCACCGGCGGCGTCGGCGCGCTCGCGCTCGGCGACGTCAACGGCGACGGCCGCCCCGACGTCGTCGCCACGATCGGCTCGGGCACCGTCGACGACGACCAACTCGTCGCGCTCGCCGGCGACGGCACCGGCGTCCTGACCGCCGGGACGCCGACGGCGGTCTCCGGCACCGAGCTCGCGGGCATCGCGCTGGCCGACCTCGACGGCGACGGCGACCTCGACGCGCTCACCGCGTCCACCACGGCGACCACCGCCGACCAGCTCGGGATCGTCGAGAACGGCGGCGCCGCGGGCCTCGTCCCGTCGTCGTCCACCGGCGCGACCGGCACGCAGCTGGCGACCGGCGTCGCCACGGGCGACCTCGACGGCGACGGCACGCCCGACGCGCTCGTGATCTCCCGCAACGCCGGGACCGGCAGCGCCTGGGTCGCCACCGGCCACGCGCTCGCCCTGGCCGCCACGGGCACGCCCGTCACCGTCGGCGCCGACCCCGTCGCGGTCACGCTCGCCGACGTGGACGGCGACGGCGACCTCGACGGCCTCGTCCTCGACGGCTCCGCGCCGCAGCTCACGCTGCTGCGCAACGACGGCAACGGCGGCCTCACCGCCACGACGATCCCGGTCACCGGCCTGCTCGGCGGGACCGGCATCGCGACCGGCGACCTCAACGGCGACGGCGCGCTCGACGTCGTCGTCACCGACGGCGCCAACGGCACGGCCGGCGTCCTGGACGGCGACGGCACCGGCGCGTTCGCCGACCCGTCCTGGAGCGCGACCGCCGCGGGCACCCGCGCGCCCGTCGTCGCCGACCTCGACGGCGACGGCCTGCTCGACGTCGCGACCGCCGACAGCGCCGCCGACCGACTCAGCCTGCTCGAGAACGTCGGCACCGCCGCGCCGTCCGGCGCGCTGTCCGGCGCGTTCGGGACCGAGACCGTCGGGCGGACCGGCGCCGCCCGGACCGTCACGATCACCGACCCCGGCGCCTCCGCGGCGCTGCGTGTGACCAACGTCACGACCACCGGCGACGCCGCCGACGACTTCCTGATCACCGGCGACGCGTGCACCGGGACGACCGTCGCCTCCGGCGGCGCCGACGCCTGCGCGGTCCGCGTGCGCTTCGCGCCCAGCGCGACCGGCGACCGGAACGCGTCGCTCCGGATCCGCTACGCGACCGCGGGCGGCGGCACCGCGACCGCCACCGTCGCGCTCTCGGGCACCGGCGCGGGGGAGACCTCGACCACCGTCGACCAGGGCTCGACCTCGACCACCGCCACGACCGCCACGACGGTCACCACGACGACCACCGCGACGCCGCCGGCGGCCCCCGCGCAAGTCACGAAAACACCCACTTTGCAGCCTTCCAGGAGGACGGCGCCGGCAACCCTCATCCTCACCCTGAGCCACAGGGTCCTGACGTCCAAGTCGGGCAGGCCCGTGACCGTCGGCTTCGCCCTCGGCCGCGCGGCGTCGCTCGTCCTGCGCGTCAAGCAGCACGCGCGCACGCTCGAGATCGTCCGGGCCAGGGGTCGGGAAGGCCGTGGCAGCCTCAAATGGGACGGCATGTTGGGGTCCCGGGCCGCCCGCAGGGGCACCTACCGCCTGGACCTCTACGCGGTCGCCGCAGACGGCCGACGAGCCCGCGCGTCGATCGCACTGACCGTCAAGTAG